The Vibrio navarrensis genome has a segment encoding these proteins:
- the brnQ gene encoding branched-chain amino acid transport system II carrier protein encodes MKQTLKFSDILAVGFMLFAFFLGAGNIIFPPLAGQLAGDNLMPAMFGFLLTAVGLPLITIIAIALAGGTWEHLTKDLPKQAAMLMAVLIFIIIGPAFAAPRTGLVAYEMAIKPFFAEAAQSHLTIFSVLFFAVAIFFSWSQGKLIDVIGKVLTPALFVGLIVLAVAVFVDPQGAFIAAQGEYLTQPLTKGFLEGYNTMDTFGSLMFGMLIVDALRNRGITERSATTRYLILAGVIAAAGLAFVYVSLFYLGATSATVAAGADNGGVVLSLYVQALFGPYGQIVLSVIVLLACLTTAIGLISACSDYFSSLTPLSYKAWVVINGVACAVVANVGLAQLISLSVPVLFALYPVAIALVALTFVRKKLPNPRVAYRVVILVSLLFALIDAAKVAGVDVSAFKVLPLFDVGMGWLLPTAAAIICMFFVSRSVAQELTQQNA; translated from the coding sequence GTGAAACAGACTTTAAAATTTTCCGATATCCTCGCAGTCGGCTTCATGCTGTTTGCGTTTTTCCTCGGTGCCGGTAACATCATTTTCCCACCGCTGGCAGGGCAACTTGCCGGTGATAATTTAATGCCAGCGATGTTTGGCTTCTTGCTGACGGCGGTTGGTCTTCCTTTGATCACCATTATTGCCATCGCCCTCGCAGGTGGAACTTGGGAACATTTGACCAAAGATCTACCCAAACAAGCCGCGATGCTGATGGCGGTGCTGATCTTTATCATCATTGGCCCTGCATTTGCTGCGCCGCGAACTGGTCTGGTTGCTTATGAAATGGCGATAAAACCGTTTTTCGCTGAAGCCGCACAGTCGCATCTCACCATTTTCTCTGTGCTGTTTTTCGCGGTAGCGATCTTTTTCTCTTGGTCACAAGGTAAATTGATCGATGTGATCGGCAAAGTGCTGACTCCGGCGCTGTTTGTGGGTTTGATTGTTCTGGCAGTTGCGGTGTTTGTCGACCCACAAGGCGCGTTTATTGCGGCGCAGGGCGAATACCTCACTCAGCCGCTGACCAAAGGTTTCCTAGAAGGTTACAACACCATGGATACTTTTGGTTCGCTGATGTTCGGCATGCTGATTGTTGATGCGCTGCGCAATCGCGGCATCACTGAGCGTTCGGCAACCACACGTTATTTGATCCTAGCGGGCGTGATTGCGGCGGCAGGGCTGGCGTTTGTCTACGTTTCACTTTTCTATCTCGGTGCAACCAGCGCGACTGTGGCTGCGGGGGCCGACAACGGTGGCGTGGTTCTGAGCCTTTACGTTCAAGCTCTGTTTGGTCCTTATGGTCAAATCGTGTTATCGGTCATCGTATTGCTGGCGTGTCTGACCACGGCGATTGGTCTTATCTCAGCCTGTTCTGATTACTTTAGCTCTCTGACTCCGCTTTCGTACAAAGCGTGGGTGGTGATTAACGGTGTCGCGTGTGCGGTCGTGGCAAATGTGGGTTTGGCGCAGCTGATTTCTCTGTCTGTGCCCGTGTTGTTCGCACTTTACCCAGTGGCGATTGCCTTGGTTGCACTGACGTTTGTTCGCAAGAAACTGCCGAACCCACGTGTTGCTTACCGTGTAGTGATTTTAGTTTCACTGTTGTTTGCTTTGATCGACGCGGCAAAAGTCGCTGGTGTGGATGTCTCTGCGTTTAAAGTGCTGCCACTGTTTGACGTGGGCATGGGCTGGTTGCTGCCAACCGCTGCGGCGATTATCTGCATGTTCTTTGTTAGCCGCTCAGTGGCGCAAGAACTGACGCAGCAAAACGCGTAA
- the fldB gene encoding flavodoxin FldB, which produces MKIGLFYGSTTCYTEMAAEKIRALIGEELVDVHNVKESPLSLMAEYDLLLLGISTWDFGEIQEDWSAIWQQVSSSPVQGKTVALFGLGDQEGYGEWFLDAMGLLHDELKIAGAEFIGYWPNQGYQFDASKALTADGTHFVGLALDEDSQYELSDERIATWVEQVLVEYHDKL; this is translated from the coding sequence ATGAAAATCGGATTGTTTTACGGCTCAACCACCTGCTACACCGAAATGGCAGCGGAGAAAATTCGCGCCTTGATTGGCGAAGAGTTAGTGGATGTTCACAACGTTAAAGAGTCGCCTCTTTCCCTGATGGCAGAGTATGATCTGCTGCTATTGGGCATCTCCACCTGGGATTTTGGTGAGATTCAGGAAGATTGGTCGGCCATCTGGCAGCAAGTGTCTAGCTCACCAGTACAAGGCAAAACGGTCGCCCTGTTCGGCCTTGGCGATCAAGAAGGCTACGGCGAGTGGTTCCTCGATGCGATGGGGCTGCTGCACGATGAGCTGAAAATCGCCGGCGCTGAGTTTATCGGCTACTGGCCAAACCAGGGCTATCAATTCGACGCTTCAAAAGCGTTGACTGCAGACGGTACGCACTTTGTCGGCCTAGCGCTGGATGAAGACTCACAATATGAACTGAGCGATGAGCGCATCGCCACTTGGGTTGAGCAAGTGTTGGTCGAGTACCACGACAAGCTTTAA
- the xerD gene encoding site-specific tyrosine recombinase XerD: MQQSASINMQDFGLVEQFLDAMWMERGLAENTLASYRNDLMKLLQWMETSHYRLDFISLSGLQEYQAYLADLDYKQTSRARMLSAIRRLFQYLHREKIRADDPSALLISPKLPQRLPKDISEAQVDALLDAPDVNDPLELRDKAMLELLYATGLRVTELVSLTMENVSLRQGVVRVTGKGGKERLVPMGENAIDWLETFIKQGRPVLLGETTSDVVFPSQRARQMTRQTFWHRIKHYAVVAGIDTDHLSPHVLRHAFATHLLNYGADLRVVQMLLGHSDLSTTQIYTHVATERLKQIHSEHHPRA; this comes from the coding sequence ATGCAGCAGTCTGCATCAATCAATATGCAGGACTTTGGCTTGGTGGAGCAGTTTCTCGATGCGATGTGGATGGAGCGCGGGTTGGCGGAAAACACCCTTGCTTCTTATCGCAACGATCTGATGAAGTTGCTGCAATGGATGGAAACAAGCCATTATCGACTTGATTTCATTAGCTTATCTGGATTGCAAGAGTATCAAGCCTATTTAGCGGATCTCGATTATAAACAGACCTCGCGCGCCAGAATGTTGTCGGCGATTCGTCGCCTGTTTCAGTATCTGCACCGGGAGAAAATTCGCGCCGACGATCCGAGCGCGTTGCTGATCAGCCCCAAACTGCCGCAGCGTCTGCCCAAAGACATCAGCGAAGCGCAAGTGGATGCGCTGCTGGATGCGCCCGATGTAAATGATCCGCTGGAACTGCGTGACAAAGCGATGCTAGAGCTTTTGTATGCCACTGGCCTGCGGGTGACGGAACTGGTCAGCCTGACGATGGAAAACGTCAGTTTGCGCCAAGGGGTTGTGCGCGTTACGGGTAAAGGGGGCAAAGAGCGCTTGGTGCCGATGGGGGAAAACGCCATCGACTGGCTGGAAACCTTTATTAAACAAGGTCGCCCGGTGTTGCTCGGTGAGACAACTTCGGACGTGGTTTTTCCCAGTCAAAGGGCCAGACAGATGACGCGTCAGACCTTCTGGCATCGAATCAAACATTACGCGGTGGTTGCTGGTATCGATACCGATCATCTCTCGCCGCACGTATTGCGCCACGCTTTTGCGACGCATTTATTGAACTATGGTGCGGATCTGCGGGTCGTACAGATGCTGCTTGGTCATAGTGACTTATCGACCACGCAAATTTATACTCACGTAGCAACTGAACGACTGAAACAGATTCACAGCGAACACCATCCGCGTGCTTAG
- the dsbC gene encoding bifunctional protein-disulfide isomerase/oxidoreductase DsbC → MSVLRRLTLLTLPFFVTACGAEESHATTPATEVVASANVASTNIDSAALKARFSKLGLNITNIQPSDVAGLVEIQTNSGVLFSSNDGKHFIAGTLYALDDNGQYRDVIAERQAPLNAKKIAKFSDSVIEYKAANEKYVVTVFTDITCGYCVRLHSQMKEYNDLGITVRYMAFPRQGGVSPVADQMAGVWCAADPKAAMHDAKVNRKFAPVENDVSQCKKTIAAHYQLGQELGINGTPAIFLASGEMIAGYLPPEKLLQRLQQQ, encoded by the coding sequence ATGAGCGTATTACGCCGACTAACTCTTTTGACTCTTCCGTTTTTTGTCACGGCGTGTGGCGCTGAAGAGAGCCATGCAACCACGCCAGCGACCGAAGTCGTTGCCAGTGCTAATGTTGCCAGTACCAACATAGATAGCGCCGCATTAAAAGCCCGTTTTAGTAAACTTGGCCTGAATATTACCAATATTCAACCTTCGGATGTGGCTGGCTTAGTTGAGATCCAAACCAACAGCGGCGTGCTGTTTTCGTCAAACGATGGCAAGCATTTTATTGCAGGTACCCTGTACGCACTTGACGACAACGGCCAATACCGTGACGTAATTGCCGAGCGCCAAGCACCGCTCAATGCAAAAAAAATCGCCAAGTTTAGCGATAGCGTGATTGAATACAAAGCCGCCAATGAGAAATACGTCGTGACGGTGTTTACCGATATTACGTGTGGCTACTGTGTGCGTTTGCACAGTCAGATGAAAGAATACAACGATCTTGGTATTACCGTTCGTTACATGGCTTTCCCGCGTCAAGGGGGAGTGAGCCCGGTGGCCGATCAAATGGCGGGTGTTTGGTGTGCTGCCGATCCGAAAGCGGCCATGCATGACGCGAAAGTGAATCGTAAATTTGCGCCGGTAGAAAACGATGTCTCGCAATGTAAAAAGACCATTGCCGCTCACTATCAGCTAGGTCAAGAGCTCGGTATCAATGGTACGCCGGCTATTTTCCTTGCCAGCGGTGAAATGATTGCCGGCTACTTGCCACCGGAAAAGCTTTTACAACGACTACAACAGCAATAA
- the recJ gene encoding single-stranded-DNA-specific exonuclease RecJ produces the protein MIEIQRRPEPDLSLLPESLPELLKRIYINRGVTDIAQLDNAAKGLHSYQKLHGIELAVTLLFQAIQEQKRIIVVGDFDADGATSSALSVLALRMLGSRNVDYLVPNRFEDGYGLSPEVVDQAIELGAEMIMTVDNGVSSIEGVRYAKERGLKVLVTDHHLPGQVLPDVDAMVNPNLQTCAFPSKSLAGVGVAFYLMMALCVHMRKCGWFAEQGMAEPKLMELVDLVALGTVADVVPLDENNRILVHQGLQRIRAGKARPGIQALIEVAKRDARRLVAADFGFALGPRINAAGRLDDMSFGVELLLSNNIHAARRMANELDALNQTRKEIEEGMKQEALAFCERLEFGENTELPYGLALFQRDWHQGVIGILASRIKEKYHRPVIAFADGGDGLIKGSCRSVPGLHMRDALDLIDTQNPGLILKFGGHAMAAGLTIKEADFTRFSRLFDQVVKQELDEAALKGIILSDGELQPEQFSMHVAEMLRSAGPWGQGFPEPVFDGEFKLLHQKLVGEKHLKLMLEPLFKGQPTNIMVDGIAFNVDLRRWPDASVKTVRLAYKLDINEFRGNQSLQLMVDHLEAR, from the coding sequence ATGATAGAAATACAACGTCGACCTGAACCCGATCTCTCTCTGTTACCCGAGAGCCTCCCAGAACTGCTTAAGCGCATTTATATCAACCGTGGCGTGACTGATATTGCTCAGTTGGACAATGCCGCAAAAGGTCTCCATTCCTATCAAAAGCTGCATGGTATTGAACTGGCGGTCACACTGCTGTTTCAAGCCATTCAAGAGCAAAAACGCATCATCGTGGTTGGCGATTTTGACGCCGATGGCGCGACCAGCTCTGCCCTGTCGGTTTTGGCGCTGCGCATGCTTGGTAGCCGCAATGTCGATTATCTGGTGCCAAATCGTTTTGAAGATGGTTATGGCCTGAGTCCTGAAGTGGTGGATCAAGCGATCGAACTGGGTGCAGAAATGATCATGACCGTCGACAACGGTGTCTCCTCGATTGAGGGGGTGCGCTACGCCAAAGAGCGTGGCTTAAAAGTACTGGTCACCGACCACCATTTGCCAGGGCAAGTGTTGCCGGATGTCGATGCGATGGTCAATCCGAACTTGCAGACCTGCGCATTTCCCTCCAAATCCTTGGCGGGCGTTGGTGTCGCCTTTTATCTGATGATGGCGCTTTGTGTGCATATGCGCAAATGCGGTTGGTTTGCTGAGCAAGGCATGGCCGAGCCCAAGTTGATGGAGCTGGTTGACTTGGTGGCGCTTGGCACCGTGGCTGACGTGGTGCCGCTGGATGAAAATAACCGCATTTTGGTCCATCAAGGTTTGCAGCGTATTCGCGCTGGTAAAGCGCGTCCGGGCATTCAAGCGCTGATCGAAGTGGCCAAGCGCGATGCGCGTCGTCTGGTTGCCGCCGATTTTGGCTTCGCGCTTGGGCCGCGCATCAATGCCGCGGGGCGTCTTGATGATATGTCTTTCGGTGTTGAGCTGCTGCTGAGTAACAATATCCACGCCGCACGGCGCATGGCCAACGAGCTGGATGCGCTTAACCAAACGCGCAAAGAAATTGAAGAAGGGATGAAGCAAGAAGCGCTGGCTTTTTGTGAGCGTCTGGAGTTTGGAGAGAACACCGAGCTGCCTTATGGATTGGCTCTGTTCCAGCGCGATTGGCATCAAGGGGTAATTGGCATTCTCGCCTCGCGCATTAAGGAGAAATACCATCGCCCGGTGATCGCGTTTGCTGATGGCGGTGATGGTTTGATCAAAGGATCTTGTCGCTCTGTTCCCGGTTTACACATGCGTGATGCGTTGGATCTTATCGACACGCAAAACCCAGGTTTGATTCTCAAGTTCGGCGGGCACGCCATGGCCGCGGGGTTGACCATCAAAGAGGCCGATTTTACGCGCTTTAGCCGTCTGTTTGATCAGGTTGTGAAACAAGAACTGGATGAAGCGGCGCTCAAGGGCATTATTCTCTCCGATGGCGAGCTCCAACCGGAGCAGTTTTCTATGCATGTCGCGGAAATGCTGCGTTCGGCGGGGCCGTGGGGACAAGGCTTCCCAGAACCAGTTTTTGATGGTGAATTCAAACTATTGCATCAAAAACTGGTGGGTGAGAAGCACCTCAAACTGATGCTCGAACCGCTTTTTAAAGGCCAGCCGACCAACATCATGGTGGA